One region of Metallosphaera sedula DSM 5348 genomic DNA includes:
- a CDS encoding DUF1634 domain-containing protein, producing the protein MEIEDVISYTLIAGVVISIAFVVTGVALIFIQGGAQGLTLEQIGSVHSLVNTSTTTPEKVIQGIPKLDGLSFIYMGLIILIATPVIRVALLIGDFAKNKDVLYTILSLIVLINIMIAIFLVPALIIK; encoded by the coding sequence ATGGAGATAGAGGACGTAATAAGTTACACGTTAATTGCGGGAGTGGTGATAAGTATAGCCTTCGTGGTGACGGGGGTGGCCCTCATCTTCATACAGGGAGGAGCACAGGGTCTAACCCTGGAACAGATTGGGAGTGTTCATTCCCTCGTTAACACCTCCACCACGACGCCTGAGAAGGTGATCCAGGGAATACCCAAGCTTGATGGCCTCTCCTTCATTTACATGGGTCTCATCATTCTCATAGCCACACCAGTGATAAGAGTTGCACTTCTCATAGGAGATTTTGCCAAGAACAAGGACGTTCTCTACACGATACTGTCGTTGATCGTACTTATCAACATTATGATAGCAATATTCCTAGTGCCTGCTCTGATCATCAAGTGA
- the queC gene encoding 7-cyano-7-deazaguanine synthase QueC, whose protein sequence is MCSVTGVLIMDPSKYAEVNQKLKSILIRAEDRGRDSFGVIAVEEDGHVRSVKSLGRPSLNQEKLDGIITEKTRVLVANNRAEPTTEFVRFKMERDIQPFLGDRFIVSHNGIIANDKEIEKKYEIKRLTTIDSAILPPLLDKKWDGKLETLRDILKELRGSYALVIADRERPDRIFLGQNFKPLYMAYDVDLNAVFFTSLDDYFDVKPFDHVNVRKLEPYSVVEVTLNKEFRTLSLYAQPRRRALVIASGGLDSTVAATKMIREGYQVTLLHFNYHHKAEEKEREAVRKIASYLNADLMEINTDLFSLIGNATLLKGGGEIVKDRKGEEGAEFAHEWVPARNAIFFTVAMAIAEAKGYDAIVSGINLEEAGAYPDNEMEFVRMFQRLSPYAVGPEKRVDVLMPVGNLVKHEIVKLGLEIGAPLHLTWSCYEGGEKHCGKCGPCYMRRVAFEINGVKDPVEYESLDDQSRH, encoded by the coding sequence GTGTGTAGCGTAACAGGAGTTCTTATCATGGACCCCAGCAAATACGCTGAAGTTAATCAGAAGTTAAAGTCGATCCTGATCAGGGCTGAGGATAGGGGTAGAGACAGTTTTGGAGTTATTGCCGTTGAGGAGGACGGACATGTTAGGTCTGTCAAGTCGCTTGGGAGACCCTCACTTAACCAGGAGAAACTGGATGGAATAATCACCGAGAAAACTAGGGTTCTGGTGGCAAATAACAGGGCAGAGCCAACTACCGAGTTCGTTAGGTTCAAGATGGAGAGGGATATCCAACCTTTCCTTGGGGATAGATTCATCGTGTCCCACAACGGCATCATTGCAAACGACAAGGAGATTGAGAAAAAGTATGAAATAAAGAGACTCACCACGATTGACAGTGCCATCCTCCCTCCTCTCCTTGATAAGAAGTGGGATGGTAAACTTGAAACCCTTAGGGACATCCTGAAGGAATTGAGGGGGAGCTACGCTCTGGTCATCGCTGACAGGGAAAGGCCTGACAGAATATTCCTGGGACAGAACTTTAAACCCCTGTACATGGCCTATGACGTAGATTTGAACGCTGTGTTCTTCACCTCGCTTGATGACTATTTTGACGTTAAGCCCTTCGACCACGTTAACGTTAGGAAGCTAGAACCATACTCGGTGGTGGAGGTAACACTGAACAAGGAATTCAGGACACTGTCCCTTTATGCACAACCTAGGAGGAGGGCCCTCGTTATAGCCAGCGGTGGTCTAGACTCTACCGTCGCTGCAACCAAGATGATCAGGGAAGGTTATCAGGTCACACTCCTTCATTTCAACTACCATCACAAGGCAGAGGAAAAGGAAAGGGAAGCAGTCAGGAAGATAGCCTCATACCTCAACGCGGATCTAATGGAGATAAACACGGATCTATTTTCCTTGATCGGGAATGCCACCCTACTCAAGGGAGGAGGGGAGATAGTCAAGGACAGGAAAGGAGAAGAGGGGGCTGAGTTCGCCCACGAGTGGGTTCCAGCAAGAAACGCGATCTTCTTCACAGTTGCCATGGCCATAGCTGAGGCCAAGGGTTACGACGCCATAGTTTCAGGGATAAACCTTGAGGAGGCTGGAGCTTACCCAGATAACGAGATGGAGTTCGTGAGGATGTTTCAGAGGCTTTCTCCATATGCCGTAGGTCCAGAGAAACGGGTCGACGTATTAATGCCCGTGGGGAATCTGGTGAAGCACGAAATAGTCAAGTTAGGGCTGGAGATAGGTGCACCACTTCATCTAACCTGGAGTTGTTACGAGGGAGGAGAGAAACATTGCGGAAAGTGCGGTCCATGTTACATGAGAAGGGTAGCATTCGAGATAAATGGAGTTAAGGATCCTGTAGAGTACGAGTCACTTGATGATCAGAGCAGGCACTAG